The Parafrankia discariae genomic interval GGGCCCGGGCTGCCCGGCGGCACCCCGCCGGGCAGCGGGCCCACCGCCACGACGTCCACCGGGATGAACGGGACCACGCCGTCCAGGATGAGCTGGCCGGGCGCGCGATCGCCCTCCCACGCCCCGCCGTCACGCTGCACGAAGAGTTCCTGGCCGTGTACGGCGAACCTCAGCTGGGACGGCTCCGCCCGGCCGGCGTGCACCGCCGCCCCGCCGTAGGCGGCCGCCAGCCCGTGGCGCGCGGGATCCCCGCCGGCCGCCGGCCCGGCGGTCGCCTCGGCGCCGGGCACGAGGCGCAGCCGTTCGGCGGCCCCCCGGATGTGGCGCAGGCTGAGGCCGGCCCGGCGCAGCGCCGCGATCGCCCGGGCCTGTGTCAGCTCGCCGCGGCCGGGGCGAAGCAGCCCGGAACGCCGCCAGTAGGCGAGCTGGCCGGGTGTCACATGACCCGCGGGAACCTGACCGACGGGAACCTGATCCATGGGAAGCGGGCCGGTGGGAATCCGTCGGCCCGCGGCGGGAATGGGCTCGGGCGCGGCGCCGCGCGGGCCGACGGAGCGTTCCGGAATCGGCGCGGGCGGTCTGCCCGGCGGCCCCGTCACCTGGTCCGTCACCCGGCGAATGTAGCTCTCCGCCGGGCGGTCGGCTCGCCCGAGGTTGCCTTTGTTGTCGGCTTCGTGTCCTCGCCGGGGGGATCATTCCCCGGGCGGTGGGACGTAATGTCCGGGCGTGGCCGGAAAATCGGGTGACAGGTGGATCCGTCGAATCCTGTGCGCGACGGCCGCCCTGGCGTGCGTGACCGCCTGTGGCACAGGCGGTGGCGAGCCGGCCGCACCAGCCGGGGCGGGGGCGGCGGCAGCGGCGGCAGCGGCCGGGCCGGCCGGTACGGCGGCACCCGCGACCACGGCCGGCTGCGGGGCGGCCCCCGCCGCCGCGCCGGTCGCGGGCCCGCGGGTCCTGCGGCACGACGGCGCCGAGCGCACCTATCTGCTGGCCCTGCCGACCGGCTACGACGGGCGGACCCCGGCGCCGGTCGTCCTCGACTTCCACGGCTTCAAGGCGGACAAGGAGACCCAGGAGGGCCGCAGTGCCATGGGCCGGCTCGGGGCCGACCGCGGCTTCGTCGTCGTGACGCCGGACGCGCTCGGCGAGCCGCGCCGCTGGAACACCCCGGGCGCGCCGGAGGCGGCCGACGACTTCGGCTTCGTCGCCGCGCTGCTCGACGACCTCGGCGCCCAGCTGTGTCTCGACCCCGGCCGGGTCTACGCGGCCGGGCACTCCAACGGCGCCGAGTTCGCCGCCGCGCTGGTGTGCCGCCAGGCGCCGCGGTTCGCCGGCGTCGCGATGGTCTCCTCGACCAGCCTCGCGACCTGCCCGCCCGGCACCGCCCCGGCGACCATGGCGGTCCACGGGACGGCGGATCCGTCCGTGCCGTACGCCGGGGGCGTGATCAGCGGTTCGACCACCCGGGTCCCGCCCGCGACGCGGGTGATCGACGAGTACGCGCGGCGCTACGCCTGCGCGCCGGCCGTGCTGCGCACCGTCGCCGGGATGGGGGTGGAACGGTCGCGGCGCACCGGCTGCGCGGGCGGCGCCGAGGTCGTCCTCGACACCGTCGTCGGCGGGACGCACGCCTGGCCGAGCAGCCCCGACGCGCTCGCCGACCGCGCCGACTCGCCGGCCGGCCGCACCTACCAGGCGACCCTCGCCATCCTGGACTTCTTCGCCGGGCACTGACCCACCCGGACGTCCGGGTGGGCGCGTCAGGGCTTGCCTTCACATCGACGTCAACGTCTAGCGTCGGCGCTG includes:
- a CDS encoding alpha/beta hydrolase family esterase; translated protein: MAGKSGDRWIRRILCATAALACVTACGTGGGEPAAPAGAGAAAAAAAAGPAGTAAPATTAGCGAAPAAAPVAGPRVLRHDGAERTYLLALPTGYDGRTPAPVVLDFHGFKADKETQEGRSAMGRLGADRGFVVVTPDALGEPRRWNTPGAPEAADDFGFVAALLDDLGAQLCLDPGRVYAAGHSNGAEFAAALVCRQAPRFAGVAMVSSTSLATCPPGTAPATMAVHGTADPSVPYAGGVISGSTTRVPPATRVIDEYARRYACAPAVLRTVAGMGVERSRRTGCAGGAEVVLDTVVGGTHAWPSSPDALADRADSPAGRTYQATLAILDFFAGH